One genomic region from Delphinus delphis chromosome 14, mDelDel1.2, whole genome shotgun sequence encodes:
- the CCN2 gene encoding CCN family member 2, producing the protein MSAAGLGPVRCAFVLLLALCSRPTSGQDCGGRCQCAAGPAPRCPAGVSLVLDSCGCCRVCAKQLGELCTERDPCDPHKGLFCDFGSPANRKIGVCTAKDGAPCVFGGSVYRSGESFQSSCKYQCTCLDGAVGCVPLCSMDVRLPSPDCPFPRRVKLPGKCCEEWVCDEPKDHTVVGPALAAYRLEDTFGPDPTMIRANCLVQTTEWSACSKTCGMGISTRVTNDNAFCRLEKQSRLCMVRPCEADLEENIKKGKKCIRTPKISKPVKFELSGCTSVKTFRAKFCGVCTDGRCCTPHRTATLPVEFKCPDGEVMKKSMMFIKTCACHYNCPGDNDIFESLYYRKMYGDMA; encoded by the exons ATGTCCGCCGCTGGCCTGGGCCCCGTCCGCTGCGCCTTCGTGCTCCTGCTCGCCCTCTGCAGCCGG CCCACCTCCGGCCAGGACTGCGGCGGCCGGTGCCAGTGCGCTGCCGGCCCGGCGCCGCGCTGCCCCGCTGGCGTCAGCCTGGTACTGGACAGCTGCGGCTGCTGCCGCGTGTGCGCCAAGCAGCTGGGCGAGCTGTGCACCGAGCGCGACCCCTGCGACCCGCACAAGGGCCTCTTCTGCGACTTCGGCTCCCCGGCCAACCGCAAGATTGGCGTGTGCACCG CCAAAGATGGTGCCCCCTGCGTCTTCGGAGGGTCGGTGTACCGGAGCGGAGAGTCCTTCCAGAGCAGCTGCAAATACCAGTGCACTTGCCTGGACGGAGCGGTGGGCTGCGTGCCCCTGTGCAGCATGGATGTCCGCCTGCCCAGCCCCGACTGCCCCTTCCCACGAAGGGTCAAGCTGCCCGGGAAATGCTGCGAAGAGTGGGTGTGTGACGAGCCCAAGGACCACACCGTGGTCGGCCCTGCCCTCGCTG CTTACCGACTGGAAGACACGTTTGGCCCAGACCCAACCATGATTCGAGCCAACTGCCTGGTCCAGACCACAGAGTGGAGTGCCTGTTCCAAGACCTGCGGGATGGGCATCTCCACCCGGGTTACCAATGACAACGCCTTCTGCAGGCTGGAGAAGCAGAGCCGCCTCTGCATGGTCAGGCCTTGTGAAGCTGACCTGGAAGAGAACATCAAG AAGGGCAAAAAGTGCATCCGGACCCCCAAAATCTCCAAGCCTGTCAAGTTTGAGCTTTCTGGCTGCACCAGCGTAAAGACATTCCGGGCTAAATTCTGCGGCGTGTGCACCGATGGGCGGTGCTGCACCCCACACAGAACCGCAACCCTTCCCGTGGAGTTCAAGTGTCCTGATGGCGAGGTCATGAAGAAAAGCATGATGTTCATCAAGACCTGTGCCTGCCATTACAACTGCCCCGGAGACAATGACATCTTTGAGTCACTGTACTACAGGAAGATGTATGGAGACATGGCCTAA